The Fervidobacterium pennivorans DNA segment CAATTCCAGCTGCTGCAACTGCTCCAGCACTTATATTCGTTGGTGTTCTTATGGTCAAAAGTTTGATGAGTATCAAGTGGGATGATATAACGGATGCAGTTCCTGCGTTTGTAACGCTTACGATGATTCCATTTACGTACTCAATTGCGAATGGTATAGCTCTTGGAATAATAACATATCCTATCGTCAAAACGCTTTCTGGAAAACGCAAAGAAGTGCATTGGTTCACATGGATGCTTGCAATTCTCTTTATTGCGTATCTAACGTTCTTCAGAGAATAAAGCAAATGCCCATTTATAAACTTTCCCCCCGACTTTTTGGTCGGGGGTTTCATTTTGTTGAGAATGGTGTGATATACTAAAAAGTGAACGTAAACTAGAAATTTTGTCTTACCATTGTTTCGGGGATAGTGTTAACTTGTAGTGATGAAAGAGTGTAAGTGTGAAAGAATGAGATTGATATTACCATTGTGCGTTTTCCAAAGATTCTTCACTACACAAAAACCTTAGATTTACCACAAGAAGTGCATTTGGGATAAGGGAAAGGGAAGTTTTTGTGTTTGTGAGAATGGGAAAGTTTGAAAGAATGATGGCAGGCTTTGCAAAGGAATTGTTGGTTACCGTATTTGTCATGACCGTTTTTGTACAAGCTGGTGGAACCGCATTTGGGACAAGAGAGTGTTGAGTTGTTCATATCGGGATACCTCCTTTGTCGAGAGTTGGTTGGGGGGTGTCCCCTCTTTATAAGGATAATGCGGTTTTTGGAAAGTTTCAATACTTTTAGTTAACATTATCCGTTTCGGGGATGGGGGAAATTTTCATGAAAAAACGAAAAAATGCTCTATTCCTGAAATCATTAGAAAAATTTAGAAACGGCAGTGTTCTTGTAGCGGTGCTCGTTATTCTTATTATAACTGTCGTAATACTTGGCAAATTATGGTTCCTCCTGGGACTTCGTTTGAAAGGTTATCCATAAGAACCGACAGTTTGAGAAGACTTCTTAAAAATGAAACATCAAACGATATTAAGATGGGCATTTCGGTTTCGATTTTTGATAAGACAATCTCTCAAAAATTTCACACTTGCTCTACCGATGAACCTTCTAAACAAATATGATGACTTGTGACCAGATGGCACAGATATCTTTTTTGCATTTGGTAGTAATCTGTAAAAACCATTAGAGGCTTGAGGCGGAATAACTTTATCAAACACCCCTGTGAACATTAAAACTGGTTGGTCGATAAACTTCGCATACGAAATTGGGTCGTAATGAAAGCACATCGGCGTAAGTGAGAATATCTCATCTATACTTTTCAGTGAGTGAACCTTTTTTCTACTTGCACTCCTTAGTTCAATGCATTTTTGCTCGTCCTTACATCCCCACTCGTTACTATATTTCGCATATCCTTCTCTAACAGGTTCCACATAAGGTGAATACCAGTTTATCCAACGCCAATCTCCACCAGAAAATGCAATAATACCTGCCTCCAATCGCTTATCCAAAGCCATACTCATTGCCGTTATCATACCACCGAAGCTGAATCCCAGAATTCCTGTTGGAAGATTTTTCACATCCTCAAGCGTCTCAAGCAAATCAATAGTTCTTCTCACATCTTTAACCGCCTGATGAAATCTAACGACACAATGTGCTGGCGAATGATGGAAGAACGGTTCGCCACCATTCCAATCCGGTTTTGCACGTTGCATATGATATGGTTGAATCACAAAAAATGTTTCGATACCTTTCGAAGCAAAATACTCGCCAAACCACATCAGGTAAGGTATATGTCCGTTACCTATTCCATGTAAAAATATAACCTTTGCCCAAGGATTTGTTGAACGGAAACGATATGTGTAAATCCTCTTTGATTCGGGAATATCAGGTTCATACACCGTATCATACGACAACAATTCGTACTTTTCTGTTTTTTCTACCTTAAGGTTGAACGGTAATGTCCTATCATACTCGTAAATGAACAACTCTATCACCCCCACAAGAGGTCTCAAAGGTGAAGATTAATCGAAATCAGTCACTTTTCGAATAATACAAAGAATATCCCGTTGTGTATCCAAGAAGAAATCCATAATAAACATCTGAAAACCAGTGGTTTTTTGACCAAAGTCGTTGAAGTGAGAATATTGTCGGAACAACGTACCAAAACTTCCCGAACCTTTCGGCAATAGGTGTAAATATCGCCCAACTTATCGCGGCGTGTCCTGATGGGAACGACTGGTAGGCGTTTTCCATTGAAAAGAATTTAAAAAGAAAAGGATTTCCATTAACAAAAGGTCTTGCACGCCCCACCAGAAATTTTATAGTTCCTGTTATAAGCACACTCACTGCAAAACTTTCGATAACAGTCCACGCTGTGTAGCTATCAAATGGAAATATCAATCCCGATGCTATTATTGAAATTAATGCAAAATCAAAAATATCAATGTCATTCAAGACTTTGAAAAAATCCGAGCTCGGGAGACTCTCGTTAACAGTGCTGTCGAGTGCGAAGCTAAACGCTCCTAATGAGAACAGATAAATTTGCGAATCATTGGTCTTAAATAAAGACGATAAGTCCACTTTCAACTCGTCAAAATAATCCGCACTACCGCAAGTTTGACCAAATGATAGACTGAAACTGAGCAATATTACTAGAGTCATTGCTGCAAAAATAACATTTATGTTTAAAAATTTTAACTTCCCCATCCAATCTCACTCCTGGCAGACCGCGTTCTAAAAAGATTATACTCTCAATCTATTACTTTTCAACCAACCACAGCCCTAACTTCACACACTTGTTTGAAAAAAAGTAGTATAATAAAAACGAAGAAACACGATTTAAAAGTGAGGTGATAGGTAATGAAAGGGATTAATTTTACTATAATCTTCATAATTGCAGTATTCGTAATAGGTGGCATCGCCATTTATGCTTACGAGCACTTTCGTTACTCTCCATATGCTCTCCAAGTCGATTTAGGAGTTGTCATAGAATGGCTTAGAGACAGACATGTTGACCTCGTTGATGCCAAATTAATTTATGAATTAACCAACACAAAACTAACAATCGATAAACGTCAAACACCATACGAGTTTGCCCTCGCGGTTTACCCGTTACTTTCGATTTTTAAAGACAACACAACCCGTTTGGAAATACCACTAAAATCAACGGACAAAGTATTACCCTTAAGGTTTAAGTACGTCGATGGAAAAGTCGTTGTTTCGATGAGCGAATGTGAAATACCCGTTGGTTCGACTATATTGTCGATAAATGGTTATCCTATAGAGGATATCTTAGAAAAGTATAAGAATTTGTATCCCACGTGTGAGAACTTCCAACAGGTCTACTCCTTCGTAGATAAGCTCCTACCACACTATCCTAAGATAATTGATGCAAGTACTTTACAAATAAAGTATCAACTACCCAATTCATCTGCTCAGCGCACATCTTACATCAAAACCATTTCCTTTAAAGATTTTCAAAAAGATATGCATTTAACACCCGTTGAACTATACAACCTGGGACAATACACCATTGTGAAGATTAACACCTTTAATATTTCAAAAAAAGAGGATATGAAAGTCGTAGAAGATGTATTTCAAAAATTGTCAAACAAGAACGGAAGCATAATTTTCGATTTGCGTTACGCCTCTGATGGTGATGCTACCATCCCTTCAGCCATCATCTCAAGACTTATAGATGAACCAACTTATCTTTACCCGAAACTAATAACACGCTATAGATACCGTCAAGTAGAAAAGAAGCAAATTCCCATTGAACCAGACAGCGCCAGAATTTCCAAAGACGTTTATTTCATTGTAGACAGTTCTTGTTTTTACACACCCCACAAAATTCTGCTTTCTTTTGTTGCAACTAATAAGATTGGGAAAGTGCTAACAACAGAGAATGAAACAAGCACACTTTTCTCAGACCTTTCATTCTACACAGACGAGTTTTGGAAGATTCTTCCAAACACAAGAGCTTATATTGTAATGCCGTTATCAAAGGTAATCGTTGAAAACAATTTAGAAGAGGACCAGATTCAAATTGTTAATCTGACCTTTAATGAAAGTCTGCTGTTCGACAAAACGGCATACAAAGACTGGCTTAAAGAATTCATTTCTAGAATAAAATAAAGTCAGCAAAAAATCTTAGGGTGGTGAGAGTATGTTCTCAGAAGGGATATTAGAACATCTTCAAGAAACGAAAGTTGTAGATTTTCTTGATGAGCTAGAAATACCTGCGTACGTTGTAGATAAAAACCGACGTATCGTTTTTTGGAACAAGCAGGCTACAAAGTTAACAGGTTACGAAGCAAATGAAGTAGTTGGTAAATTTTGTGCTGAACAAGTATTGAACCATGTTGACAGAACGGGTATTCCTGTGTGTAATACTGAGCTGTGTCCACTTTATCAATCAATCAAAAATGGTATCCCAGTTCAAGTACCATTTGCGGTGTATGGACTTACCAAATCAGGAAAAAGGCGCCCGTTTTCAGTTGTTGGTTTGCCCATAAAAAAGGATAACGAAGTACTTGGTGCCATTGAATTATTCACTGATGTCGAAAAAATGGATGCAGATATGAGCCTTGCTATAAGAATTCAAGAAAGTTTTGTCCCACAAAACACCGAAAATATCGAATTCTTCTATCGTCCATCTACTGGACTTGGAGGGGATATGATATATTACAATCCACCTTGGGTAGGCATAATAGACATAAGCGGACACGGTATTGCGGCTGCGCTTGTAAGTATGCTTGTTCGTACTACTTTGGATACAATAATTGCGTTCGACCCTCCATTACAAGGTTTACCGTTCCTTCTGGAAAACGAACTCAAAAAATTCAGCTTTCAAAACATATACCTCACAGGCGTTATTGGTCAACTTAGCGAAGGGGTTTATAGATTCGTTAACATGGGACATCCTTCACCAATAAATGTGACCAAAAAAACGTTGATTGAAACGAAAAATGTAATACCTGTCGGATTCGGGTTCTCTGAAGAATACGATGAATCCGTCATCAACACTCACAATCTAAACGATGGGAACTTGCTGTTGTATACCGATGGATTAACGGAAATAAAAACAAAATCGGGAATGCTTACTAGTCAGGGGCTACTTGATATACTTTCACCAAATGATACTACGTCGACGATATATCTCAAAACATTACATTTGCGTGCTCCAGGTTTACAAGAAGACGATATAACTATGATACTTTTCAAAAAATAATTAAGCGTCTGCCAGAAAAATGCAGGCTTTTTTTCGAAAAACATTACTTGGAGTGCGTAAGCAAACTGTAAAACAGTTGGTTAAGCGATAAGTGAATTACTTTGCTCTACCCAGAGTAAAATAGGGGGATATTTTGTTTGCTGTATTTTTTTAATTGTAATAAATTCAATCAGGGGGTGAAGTTATGAGGTTTTCTCTGAAATCGGGGCTTAAAATTTTACCTGTCATCCTAATCTTCTTATCAATCTTGGCATTCGCACTCGACGTAAAAATTATCTCTCCTAAGAATGGGGGCTACGTTTCATCAGAGTTCCTAGTTGGTGTTTCAGCCAGCGACCAAAAGGGTATTAAATTAGTAGAGCTATACGTTAACGGTTTCAAAATTTCGGAAAAATCTAATGAACCTTATGATTTCCAAATTCCAGTTAACGTTGGTCAACTCAAGTGGAAACTTCAAATTGGCAACTACATAGCATCTTCCCCGGCATTGACAGCTGATGGAACAATTTATATCGCGAGTAAAGATACTAATCTCTACGCCATATCCTCTGATGGAAAAATAAAATGGAAGTTTAAAACCGGTGGTGAGGTCTTTTCTTCACCTGCATTAGGACCGGACGGAACTGTATATATCGGTAGTTCAGACACATACCTCTATGCTATAAAACCAGATGGTTCACTGAAATGGAAATTCAAGACGAATGACCGCATCGTTTCTTCTCCATCCATAGGAAAAGATGGCACGATATATGTTGGAAGCTACGATGGGCATCTTTATGCTG contains these protein-coding regions:
- a CDS encoding serine aminopeptidase domain-containing protein; protein product: MFIYEYDRTLPFNLKVEKTEKYELLSYDTVYEPDIPESKRIYTYRFRSTNPWAKVIFLHGIGNGHIPYLMWFGEYFASKGIETFFVIQPYHMQRAKPDWNGGEPFFHHSPAHCVVRFHQAVKDVRRTIDLLETLEDVKNLPTGILGFSFGGMITAMSMALDKRLEAGIIAFSGGDWRWINWYSPYVEPVREGYAKYSNEWGCKDEQKCIELRSASRKKVHSLKSIDEIFSLTPMCFHYDPISYAKFIDQPVLMFTGVFDKVIPPQASNGFYRLLPNAKKISVPSGHKSSYLFRRFIGRASVKFLRDCLIKNRNRNAHLNIV
- a CDS encoding SpoIIE family protein phosphatase, yielding MFSEGILEHLQETKVVDFLDELEIPAYVVDKNRRIVFWNKQATKLTGYEANEVVGKFCAEQVLNHVDRTGIPVCNTELCPLYQSIKNGIPVQVPFAVYGLTKSGKRRPFSVVGLPIKKDNEVLGAIELFTDVEKMDADMSLAIRIQESFVPQNTENIEFFYRPSTGLGGDMIYYNPPWVGIIDISGHGIAAALVSMLVRTTLDTIIAFDPPLQGLPFLLENELKKFSFQNIYLTGVIGQLSEGVYRFVNMGHPSPINVTKKTLIETKNVIPVGFGFSEEYDESVINTHNLNDGNLLLYTDGLTEIKTKSGMLTSQGLLDILSPNDTTSTIYLKTLHLRAPGLQEDDITMILFKK
- a CDS encoding phosphatase PAP2 family protein, whose product is MGKLKFLNINVIFAAMTLVILLSFSLSFGQTCGSADYFDELKVDLSSLFKTNDSQIYLFSLGAFSFALDSTVNESLPSSDFFKVLNDIDIFDFALISIIASGLIFPFDSYTAWTVIESFAVSVLITGTIKFLVGRARPFVNGNPFLFKFFSMENAYQSFPSGHAAISWAIFTPIAERFGKFWYVVPTIFSLQRLWSKNHWFSDVYYGFLLGYTTGYSLYYSKSD
- a CDS encoding S41 family peptidase, which gives rise to MKGINFTIIFIIAVFVIGGIAIYAYEHFRYSPYALQVDLGVVIEWLRDRHVDLVDAKLIYELTNTKLTIDKRQTPYEFALAVYPLLSIFKDNTTRLEIPLKSTDKVLPLRFKYVDGKVVVSMSECEIPVGSTILSINGYPIEDILEKYKNLYPTCENFQQVYSFVDKLLPHYPKIIDASTLQIKYQLPNSSAQRTSYIKTISFKDFQKDMHLTPVELYNLGQYTIVKINTFNISKKEDMKVVEDVFQKLSNKNGSIIFDLRYASDGDATIPSAIISRLIDEPTYLYPKLITRYRYRQVEKKQIPIEPDSARISKDVYFIVDSSCFYTPHKILLSFVATNKIGKVLTTENETSTLFSDLSFYTDEFWKILPNTRAYIVMPLSKVIVENNLEEDQIQIVNLTFNESLLFDKTAYKDWLKEFISRIK
- a CDS encoding IS1/IS1595 family N-terminal zinc-binding domain-containing protein, yielding MNNSTLSCPKCGSTSLYKNGHDKYGNQQFLCKACHHSFKLSHSHKHKNFPFPYPKCTSCGKSKVFV